A single window of Tiliqua scincoides isolate rTilSci1 chromosome 10, rTilSci1.hap2, whole genome shotgun sequence DNA harbors:
- the LOC136661146 gene encoding type II inositol 1,4,5-trisphosphate 5-phosphatase-like isoform X3 has translation MSHDGMDQSVVIQETLSAGETCVAAVQGILAGEEGVESRLLGLVESHGKFMICLYTHRRMAITAEDVCLERILLIQDEFAIEEVPQECDLHVIGSDVTVRITCRDASLLVQLPFGSQTRTFLQEVQNCCSPGTLHGVAS, from the exons atgagccatgatgg GATGGACCAGTCTGTTGTCATCCAGGAGACACTGTCTGCTGGAGAAACCTGCGTTGCC GCTGTGCAGGGCATCCTAGCTGGTGAAGAAGGCGTGGAGAGTCGATTGCTGGGCCTGGTTGAGAGCCATGGCAAGTTTAT GATTTGTCTGTACACACACCGGCGAATGGCCATCACTGCAGAGGATGTCTGCCTAGAAAGAATCCTGCTCATTCAGGATGAATTTGCAATAGAAGAAG TCCCCCAAGAGTGTGATCTGCATGTTATAG GCTCTGATGTAACAGTCCGCATAACCTGCAGAGATGCCAGCTTGCTAGTGCAGCTGCCGTTTGGCTCACAGACGCGAACATTTTTGCAAGAGGTCCAGAATTGTTGCAGCCCAG GTACCCTTCATGGTGTGGCAAGCTGA